Below is a window of Bacillota bacterium DNA.
GCCTCCTCAAGCCGGGGGGACGCTTGCTACTGATGGCTGAACCCAAGGCATCCGTGATCCGTCCGGCTTGGATGAGAAGAATCAAGGATAGACTATCCGACGCGTACGATCGCTCCGTTTGCGGGCAAGTCGAGCTGGAAGCCAACCCTGACGTGCATATCTTCATGGTGCGGGAACTTCGGAGTCTTCTGAAAGCCTTGGGGTTTGGAAGCATAAGGGTATGGGAGTTCTTCTGTTTGACATCGATATACCGGGACCTCGTCTACTACAGAATACGCGACAATCGGGTGCGATCCAAACTGTACTGGTGGCTATACTGGATTGACAGGCGTGCCCTTGGGTTCCTGCCCAGCGCGTGCAAGGCTCTGTTCCATCTCGCCGCTGTGAAAGAAGGTGCGAGCGAATGCGGGGGCGTCTAGTCGCGGTCTGTGGTATGATAGGGACCGGCAAGAGCACCCTCATTTCAGGGCTTTCGAGGTTGGACCCTTCGGTCGTCACCGTCGCCCAGCCGCCGGAGAGATGGAAGGAAGACCCGAGGGTCCTCGACATGCTGCGAGAGAACCCGTCCGGGAGATTCTGCGGGCCCGGCGAGATAGCGTTCGCTGTCCAACTGAGGCTCAAGCAGCAAGAGGAGGAGATCGTCCCTGCCCTCTTGCAGGGCAGGGACGTCATTTGCCACCGGTACTTCTACTGCCTCGCGGCGTATTACATGTGCTTCGCTCCGGCCTTTCTGCGACTTGCTTACGAAGAGGCATCCGGAATCATCGAACCAGACCTGACCATAGTCCTCGATGCCGAACCTTCTCACGTCCTTGCTCGGCATCTCGCCCGGCGCAAGGAGGTCTTCCCGTATCAGCTGGACCTTCAGACGACGGTTCGCACGAGACAAGCCTATTTGTCCCTGGCAAGGGAGCACGGGTTCATGACAATCGACTCAACGAAGGAACCTCCAGAGGAGGTGCTGCGCAAAGCCCGTCAATCGATAGAGCGGCTTCCTGAAAAGGAGACGCTCACGGGGCGTTTCAAGCACGTCTCTCTGCCCCAGGGTCTTGCGCAACCTACGCAAGACCTCGGGCTCAAATAGGGACCGAATGGCAAATGGAAGCGCGGCCCCTATATGAGTCTCTCCAGGGCCGTCAGCGCCTGTTCCTCGTCGGGCTCCGATCCGAACACCGCCACCGACGCGTTGACGGGAACCAGCAGCTCTTCCATGGTTCTCCTCATGTCCTCGATATCCAGCGAAGAGAGCTCCCTGGCGGTCTCCGCGGGGCTTCTGCCCGTCCCGAAGAGAGTTTCGAAGCGAGCGACATGGCTCACGGCAAAGTAGATCTCATCCGACTCCATCGCGAACCAGCCGAGATAGCGTCTCCTTGCGCGCTCGAGCGCATCCCGAGGAAGGCTCTTGACTCTCTTCAGCGCCGTGGCCAATAGTTGCATGGCTCTCGAGGCGTCCCGCGTCGCGACCGTGATGGTGAGAAGGCCCGCCTGCGAGAGCG
It encodes the following:
- a CDS encoding class I SAM-dependent methyltransferase, with the translated sequence MLDNRPDIGNANRAYYDAVSCCYDAKHGISSVDMGWFIEDVKRLLGEMPAGVKVLDCGAGTGRCAIKFAKAGNEVLAIDVSGRILDRCRMNASLEGVRVSTLEADCCRIPLPSGTFDIVAFCAALHHIQDVKQALAEAGRLLKPGGRLLLMAEPKASVIRPAWMRRIKDRLSDAYDRSVCGQVELEANPDVHIFMVRELRSLLKALGFGSIRVWEFFCLTSIYRDLVYYRIRDNRVRSKLYWWLYWIDRRALGFLPSACKALFHLAAVKEGASECGGV
- a CDS encoding deoxynucleoside kinase is translated as MRGRLVAVCGMIGTGKSTLISGLSRLDPSVVTVAQPPERWKEDPRVLDMLRENPSGRFCGPGEIAFAVQLRLKQQEEEIVPALLQGRDVICHRYFYCLAAYYMCFAPAFLRLAYEEASGIIEPDLTIVLDAEPSHVLARHLARRKEVFPYQLDLQTTVRTRQAYLSLAREHGFMTIDSTKEPPEEVLRKARQSIERLPEKETLTGRFKHVSLPQGLAQPTQDLGLK